One window of Marmota flaviventris isolate mMarFla1 chromosome 5, mMarFla1.hap1, whole genome shotgun sequence genomic DNA carries:
- the Ticam2 gene encoding TIR domain-containing adapter molecule 2 → MGIGKSKVGICPFSLSWGKSHSVYTSQDHRESEPKKLEDISLGDVVEQNNTTEEQIGGQEGAEAREEIPEVEAEEEVFLKFVILHAEDDTDEALRVQNLLQNDFGIKPGIIFAEMPCGRPHLQNLDDAVNGSAWTILLLTENFLRDTWCNFQFYTSLMNSVNRQHKYNSVIPMRPLNSPLPRERTPFALQTINALEEESRGFSTQVERIFQESVYKTQQTIWRETRNLAQRQFIA, encoded by the coding sequence ATGGGTATAGGGAAATCTAAAGTAGGGATCtgccctttttctctctcttgggGTAAAAGCCACAGTGTTTATACAAGTCAAGACCATCGTGAGTCAGAGCCCAAGAAATTGGAAGACATCTCCTTGGGTGATGTTGTGGAGCAGAACAATACCACAGAGGAGCAAATAGGTGGGCAGGAAGGAGCTGAGGCGAGGGAAGAAATTCCTGAAGTGGAAGCAGAAGAAGAGGTGTTCCTTAAATTTGTGATACTGCATGCAGAAGATGACACAGATGAAGCCCTCCGGGTCCAGAATCTGCTACAAAATGACTTTGGTATCAAGCCTGGAATCATCTTTGCTGAGATGCCATGTGGCCGACCACATTTACAGAATTTAGATGATGCTGTCAATGGGTCTGCGTGGACAATCCTATTATTGACTGAGAACTTTTTAAGAGATACCTGGTGTAATTTTCAGTTCTATACATCCCTAATGAATTCGGTGAACAGGCAGCACAAATACAACTCTGTCATACCTATGCGGCCCCTGAACAGTCCCCTTCCCAGGGAAAGGACTCCCTTTGCTCTGCAAACCATCAACGCCTTAGAGGAAGAAAGTCGTGGCTTTTCTACACAAGTAGAAAGAATTTTTCAGGAGTCTGTATATAAGACACAACAAACTATATGGAGAGAGACAAGGAATTTGGCACAAAGACAATTTATTGCCTGA